In a single window of the Antennarius striatus isolate MH-2024 chromosome 3, ASM4005453v1, whole genome shotgun sequence genome:
- the sfrp1a gene encoding secreted frizzled-related protein 1a, translated as MRSVCESHWRLVRLAVTVALLSACGASEYEYLSWKSDIYTGGRSYGKPPQCVDIPDDLRLCHNVGYNQMLLPNLLEHETMAEVKQQASSWVPLVHKHCHPGTQVFLCSLFAPVCLERPIYPCRWLCEAVRDGCTPIMEAFGFPWPEMLTCDKFPQDDVCIAMTQPNATEATKPSGYSPICPPCDNEMKTDAILEHMCASEFALKAKIKEVKRENMDRKVILQKKKKMLKAGNLKRKDMKSLVLFLKNGADCPCQQLDNLGNQYLIMGRKVDKQYLLTGIHKWDKSSKEFKKAIKKLKTYKCPAFENVFK; from the exons ATGAGGTCCGTGTGTGAGTCCCACTGGAGGCTGGTCCGGCTGGCCGTGACGGTGGCTCTCCTGTCTGCGTGCGGCGCGTCAGAGTACGAGTACCTCAGCTGGAAGTCGGACATCTACACCGGCGGGCGCAGCTACGGCAAGCCCCCCCAGTGCGTGGACATCCCCGACGACCTGCGGCTGTGTCACAACGTGGGTTACAACCAGATGCTGCTGCCCAATCTGCTGGAGCACGAAACCATGGCGGAGGTGAAGCAGCAGGCCAGCAGCTGGGTGCCGCTGGTGCACAAGCACTGCCACCCGGGCACGCAGGTCTTCCTCTGCTCGCTCTTTGCTCCCGTGTGTCTGGAGCGACCCATCTACCCTTGCCGGTGGCTGTGCGAGGCCGTACGGGACGGATGCACCCCCATCATGGAGGCGTTCGGCTTCCCCTGGCCGGAGATGCTCACCTGTGACAAGTTTCCACAGGACGACGTGTGCATCGCCATGACGCAGCCCAACGCGACCGAGGCTACCAAGCCCTCAG GTTATTCTCCCATCTGCCCTCCATgtgacaatgaaatgaaaacagatgcCATACTGGAGCACATGTGTGCCAGCGAATTCG CTTTGAAGGCTAAAATCAAGGAGGTGAAGCGAGAAAACATGGATCGTAAGGTGAtcctgcagaagaagaagaagatgttgaAAGCAGGTAACCTAAAGCGGAAGGACATGAAGTCACTGGTGTTGTTCTTGAAGAATGGCGCAGACTGCCCCTGCCAACAGCTGGACAATCTGGGAAACCAGTATCTAATCATGGGTCGCAAGGTGGATAAGCAGTACCTCCTCACGGGCATCCACAAGTGGGACAAGTCCAGCAAAGAGTTCAAAAAAGCCATCAAGAAACTCAAGACCTACAAATGTCCTGCCTTCGAGAACGTCTTCAAATAA